One genomic window of Lepeophtheirus salmonis chromosome 5, UVic_Lsal_1.4, whole genome shotgun sequence includes the following:
- the LOC121118959 gene encoding choline transporter-like protein 1: protein MVCCPCYNDLKDKDEEEDVNNDLELQANDDSNDILAKNRSCTDIFCLTIFIFFVLGMFAVFILSAILGDPYRLLNGYDVSGDVCGSKNSPIEGISQSGKDLRAYKYIYFISNNDGNSDETVVTNKEMERCLQIFQEVGNVVESDSLEKSSNSIPLVKQSDAISFFINRFNGITFSKRMCRICVKQCPEDHSLFLNRCVPSPKKDAASKVFSATGLQGFAEGLIADIEASWREVIYMCLIALGFSIIMSLIMRFFVGIIVYIVMGLVSISFVGGTIIIWVLYALKKKNLDKRMEEELKKNDQKSLSKLKIQEFISSSIFQVKDQEELNWILAGAIILTILTVILLLVLLVLKSRIQFVIQLFKEASKAIQAMPFLVLQPFWTFLVLLIFLIFWTLTLIWFESSGYPEQDSTSGFVTYKKSSFLIGLRFYNFFGLFWISQFIIACQHVVIAGAISKWFFSRNKSNLKSPILKSIYILLRYHLGSVALGSFIIALIKFIRAIITYFQEAYESMNSGTMKDIIRSCFCCCQCLLWLFEKVIKFINRQAYIEMSIHGYYFCKAAKRAFSITYSNILRIMTINMVGDFVLFLTKLGIVAPTVLCGLHMINKDSSHEWISRHIWAPVGLGGIFSYIIACCFISVYEMAIDTTFICFCEDCEMNNGESKPYFMNVSLMNFVSGNSAKSGKRRSKSITEVRPI, encoded by the exons ATGGTTTGCTGTCCATGTTACAACGACTTAAAAGACAAg GATGAAGAAGAGGATGTCAATAATGATTTGGAACTTCAAGCCAATGATGATTCAAATGATATCCTTGCAAAAAACCGTTCATGTACTGATATATTTTGcctaactatatttatattttttgttctgggAATG TTTGCTGTTTTTATACTAAGTGCCATTTTGGGAGATCCTTATCGTCTTTTGAATGGATATGATGTAAGTGGGGATGTTTGTGGATCCAAAAACAGTCCGATTGAAGGAATATCTCAGAGTGGAAAGGATCTCAgagcatataaatatatatatttcatttcaaacaatg ATGGAAACAGTGATGAAACAGTAGTAACGAATAAAGAGATGGAGAGGtgtcttcaaatttttcaagaaGTTGGAAATGTAGTTGAGAGTGATTCTCTTGAAAAATCATCCAATTCAATTCCTCTTGTAAAGCAATCAGACGcgattagtttttttattaaccgATTTAATGGAATAACGTTCTCTAAGCGTATGTGTCGAATTTGTGTCAAACAGTGTCCAGAGGATCA ctccttatttttaaatagatgcGTCCCATCTCCAAAAAAGGACGCAGCATCCAAAGTGTTTTCAGCCACTGGATTACAAGGGTTTGCTGAAGGTTTAATTGCCGATATTGAAGCATCTTGGAGAGAAGTTATCTACATGTGTCTGATTGCTTTGG gATTTTCTATAATAATGTCATTGATCATGCGATTCTTTGTTggaattattgtatatatagtgATGGGTCTCGTCTCCATTTCTTTTGTAGGAGGAACTATTATAATTTG GGTATTATATGCACTTAAGAAGAAAAACTTGGATAAACGCATGGAAGAAG aattgaaaaaaaatgatcagaAGAGTTTAAGTAAGTTGAAAATCCAAGAATTTATCTCGTCTTCCATTTTCCAAGTTAAAGATCAAGAAGAACTCAACTGGATATTGGCTGGTGccataatattaacaatattgacg gTAATTTTATTGTTGGTcctattagttttaaaatcgAGGATTCAATTTGTTATACAATTGTTCAAAGAGGCCAGTAAAGCCATCCAAGCAATGCCCTTCCTTGTGCTACAACCTTTTTGG aCGTTTCTGGtcttactcatttttttaatattttggactCTCACATTGATTTGGTTTGAAAGCTCAGGCTATCCAGAGCAAGACTCAACATCTGGATttgttacatacaaaaaaagtagttttctAATTGGACTTcgattttacaacttttttggCCTCTTTTGGATTTCACAATTTATAATTGCATGTCAGCATGTTGTTATAGCTGGTGCCATTtccaaatggtttttttctag gAATAAATCGAATTTAAAATCCCCAATTTTAAAGAGTATCTATATACTGTTGAGATATCATCTTGGCTCCGTTGCTCTAGGATCCTTCATCATTGCGCTGATCAAATTTATTCGTGCAATTATCACTTATTTCCAAGAAGCATATGAGAGCATGAATAGTGGTACAATGAAGGATATTATAAGATCATGCTTTTGCTGTTGTCAATGTCTTCTTTGGCTCTTTGAAAAAGTGATTAAGTTCATCAATAGACAAGCATACATAGAAATGT CCATTCATGGATATTACTTTTGTAAGGCAGCAAAAAGGGCCTTTAGTATAACGTACTCAAATATCCTCCGTATCATGACAATAAATATGGTCGGGGACtttgttctatttttaacaAAGTTGGGTATTGTTGCACCAACCGTTTTATGTGGCCTTCATATGATAAAT AAAGACTCTTCTCATGAATGGATAAGCCGCCATATTTGGGCTCCAGTGGGATTAGGTggcattttttcatatataatcgCGTGTTGTTTTATATCCGTCTATGAG ATGGCAATCGACACAACTTTTATATGTTTCTGCGAAGACTGTGAAATGAATAATGGAGAGAGTAAACCTTATTTTATGAATGTCAGTCTTATG AATTTTGTATCTGGAAACTCGGCTAAATCAGGAAAACGAAGATCCAAGAGCATCACAGAGGTACGTCCCATCTAG